The DNA window GAGGAGGAGGACATGAGGAGATTCTACCCGAGCTCTTTCAAGAATAGTCAACTTTTAGGGACAAAAATTCTCTAGAATTTTTAACGCCCTAGCTCAAAAGCCACGTAAGCTTAGAAGTTATTGAGAATTCTAAAGAAAGagaattcttatttattttcaaaacttgagggtgttagaaactaaatttgaaagagaTGTACAAGGGAAATTTGTTTTGAAACCAACTAGAGGGtcaaagtttaattaatcatcaATAAGATGGAATGGACTAAACTTGGCATATACACTCactctaatttaatttatatttattgcaAGTCAATTGTTCAACGTACACATTACTTAAATTGAATTGATGTGAGTTTGGTGGTTCAAAAATTGATTGTGGGCTATCCTTGAATCTATATATTGAATTTATGcgacttttttatttcaagaatttattataatttaggtCTCTTTCCTTGCTCTATTTATTAATAGAATGTATGTATTGATTTTCCCatcaatttatatattaatggaTTGAGtcattagaatttaaattaatgctTTCTGCATTCGTCTTTTAAGATGTTTAAcaccaataattttaattattaagattttataataaaatcaaagttCAACCAGCGAAGAATAGGATTTAAACTTCAAACAAAATGTATTTATCTATTGAATATCGTAGAAACGTCtaaaatgttaatttgttGAAGTATAGTACAATTTCTAACACTATAATTATCTCTCTTAGAAGTGTACTTCACTCAACCATAAATTATAGTAAGTATTCGTGTAAAGTTAAAATCTcaattgtttttccttttttaatcttcaagGAGACTTTTACCACTTAAAACAGTTTTCTAATTGATTATGAATTCTCTCTAAAAATCTCAATTTCTTAACCTTGAAAATGGAATAGAACTCCCCCTCATAGTTAGTCTTCTAGAGGTATCATGGTTTTTGGATAATGTTTGGACCTAATCAATTGGATTTGATCTTTGGgccaaattatttaatgatcCCATTTAACTTGTAACTTCATCATTTTtcgtataaataatttgagctcattaattaaataattataaatgttaGTAGTAACGAATAAGATACTTGTGTATTAGTAGTAAATGGGCTCATTAATACACAAGTTATATAAGTTCTTCTAACAAGATAGGTGACAAATATCTTTCTAGTTACTACTAATTCTAGCATATAAGTGTTAGTTAAGTATGATATTTGATAACAGACAAGATACTAAACAACGAGTAAGATACCTAAAAATGACTTTAAGTACTTTGAGCCAGAGGAAAGGTACCACATTCTAAGTATTCATAATCAAAGCTTATTGTTGTTATGGTACTTTTagtagattttttcttttcctctagCCCTCACTCTCACTACCCAACTAAGCATACTTTTTCTAAACATAGcagaaattttgtaataacagaacaagaacataaacaaacaataagCATAGGAATTAAAGTAAcatgttcgattcacgtcaaTGAAAGTGGATTTGGAGATGGACACTTCCTTTTTGTTGGTGCAGCTACTACTCTTAGTCATCTTCGTCATTTTATGTTGTTGGCTGAGTCACATTTTTCTTTGCTGGTCAGTCCATTGGTGCCCATACAAGCTTCCATTAAGCTTGCACACTACATTTTCCTTTCATAAAACTAGATCTCTATATTACATCCATTTACTTGAGCTACAAATTTTTTGATGTAACAATACTCAACAAGATTTAGATAGTAGTTCATTTCacaagaaaatagattttacCATAATATGTAATAGTCTAAACCcatcgttagcagatattgtttttttttttttttttttttttttcttttcggactttcccgaaagattttaaaatgcgtccaatagagagaggttttcacccattataaggaatatttcgatcccttcttcaaccaatatgggatccacaatccaccccgATGGGGaactagcatcctcgctggcataccgccTGATGTCTGGCTtgaataccatttataacatcCCAAATCCATCgcttgtagatattgtcctcttttggaaTTCcgtcaaggtttttaaaacgcgtctactagagagaggtttcaacacccttacaaggaatgctccatttccctctccaaccaacgtgcgATCTCCTAATCCACCCCTGTggaggctcagcgtcctcgctggcacacttgtttggctctgataccatttgtaacagcccaagtccaccactagaaaatattgtcctctttgagttttctctttcaagatttccctcaaggttgttaaaacgcatttactacgtaaaggtttccacactcttataaggaattttttgtttccctctccaaccgatgtgagatctcacacctACTTGACAtctaagaatgaaaatgtagCTTTCTAAGCTGATAGTAACCAGTATAGTGTCGAAGGACCTTCCACCTCTCTTTCCACTCTAGTACAATATCATGGAGCTAGGCATGAGGCTGGTTAGGGATGTGTGACTCGATGGTGTGGTGGATACCCTGCACGGTAGATTCGTCTTGTGGTAGGGCAGTGATCATGCGGGTAGTCAATGGATTACCCCTGCACAGTGGATCCATCTTGTGGTAGGGCGTTGATCATGTGGTTAATCAGTGGTTACCCTGCACAGAGGATCCATTTTATGGGATGACTTTGATCATGTGGGTAGCCAGTAGAGTTGACACGTATCAAGGGGTAGCACTGCCCAACTTTGGGTGAATTCATGGACTATGGGATGTGTTCACCCGCTAACCTCCAATGTTGATGACCATAGAAGCACTCACCATATTGTCCTCACCTGGTATAGAGTTTATGAAAGTAGTGCCTCATCTTTAGATACTGGTTACTGTTGCGTAGGTAAAATTAGTCACCTAGGACTGTGCACAACAAGAGCAATAACCTAAAGCCTAGTGTAAAGCCCGTGATCACCTGTTAGATCAtggatgcgatgagagcctagAACTAGATTGCTTACTaggtatatttatatactcacccctttctcattttctttttaaattttcacaaGCGACCGGTTGAGGTAGAGGATCGTTTGTAATATCCAAGAACAATAAAGCCTCCAAAATAGGGCAAAGTATGTTGTCCACCGAGTGTTATATGGTTTTGAATGTAAATAACAAGGAAAGTTGGAAAAACATGGGAAAATAGAACTTTTTCCAATTATTACAATACTTTCCgagtttttaatttcttatagaGGAAAAATTTTAAGGTGTGCCAGAAGGAAAAAATGTTCCAGAAGGGGTAAAGAATGTTTAGaataattatggattttttgaaaaaaataatattaaaatatttagaaatagCCAGATTACCAAATTGCCCATGAAAACatggataattacgaaaatcTTCCTTCTTACCAAAATCAGATATTCACAATATCCTTATGCATAAATCTACCATATCTCAAATCCAATCATTGGATCTCCTCCAAGGTTGGAATTTGAAACAAAGGTCGACAAGGCTCTGATTGGAATAGGTTTTTCCCATGAAAGATCTAAAAAGATCAAGGATGAAATTATGGCGATTTTGGACATTTCAATGGCGGTGGATCCTCCCTAAGCGTTATAGAGTCTTCAATCGAGAGTTATAGCCTTCCATTTCTAAGTATTGATTTCTCAAGTTCAACTCAAATTCGAGATCTACAGTCCATCATTCTTTTCCAACCTTGATCCTACAccttctaaacaagattacccacaagtttaGTGAAGAAGGGAAGCGCGAAAACGCCTCAAACCTATTCTCCTAATCCTATCTGCCATTTAAGGAGTTTGAAGAAGAGCTTTATATCAAATTCGTGGCTATAGACGAGTAATTCGCCcacaaagagaaagagaattaACCTCGAGAAAGTGCGTAAtcgaagaaattcaatatcGAGAGTCGATGAGTAATTGGCCCCGAATCGAGCTACCTAGAAGCAATTCAACCCGGCGTTCTGGGTTGAGTTGTAGACTGAAGAAGAGATCCCAAAATCACCCTTTTCCGAGCCAAGTCGCCCTTTCAAATTAATTCCTCTAGCTTGAGAGAAGTTTAAGGAAGATTTCTATTATATGAAGCGTGGCCTAAGAGTGCCTTGACAACCCTCCCTAATAACAAAATGCTCTGGGTTTGCTCCAACGAAAAATTGTGTTTTCTATCAACATTGGAAGCTGATAACATACGCTCTAGTCCACGGAAAGAAACTAGACTCACTAAAGAAGCTGCCaaagaaaaattggagaaaatcAAGAAACGAGGTCTTGAACACCAAACAAGAAGTAAGTAGCCATCTTAgacttttcttaaaaaaaatacttataaaaatGGCTTGGAAGACCATATATACCCTAGGTCAAGTATGAATGAATGATCtatgaaataaaaacattaaaaaccATGTGTTTAGGGCCTAAACTGAACATTTTACTTGGAAATTAAGTGACATTAAATTGACCTTCTAAATGAACTCCGCTCCCtctgaaattttaatactaGACATATTATGGTGTGTTAAAGTCAACCGTGTAATTTTGTAGCCATTAGACATGGGTAAGTtggtaaaccaagaaaaaaatgtaaaggGATCATAATACCTTTTGACCCTAATAACCCCATTTTTATGACCTTTAAGGGTAGACACTTAAAGTAATGTGAAACTTTATGACTTTGAAATGAGGTTACCAAAGTACTAGTAAGTTTTCACTCCCATGAAATCATGTTAGGTTATTCTCTAATATGTATGTAAGttaaatctaataaattgTAGGACTACCTCAAGGTATAATATACGAGCCTAGGTTCATTAATAAACCATGTGCTAAGAATATATTTGGAGTCATTTGAATATCATACTCATGGTAAATAAGTTGCTAGGATTCATGTCCAAAAGTATCGGTTATCTCTCGCCATGTGGTGTGCTACGTAGCCATATTCCTCTTTTAGGCGGGATGCCCTACACTATATATCACGGACGGGATATTATGAAGAGTCTCCTATTTCTCTCACCTAGATGAGATGCCTTGCACCAGAATTTACTAGCAGGATGATATGATCATGATTGTACAATTCATGTGTTCATATGGAGAAAATTAAGGGACACTTTAGGGGAAGTTTTGAGGATGAGTAAGTGGCATGTAACAAGATGAGCTCTAAGTGCTAAGCACATGAAAATCCAATAAGATTCAACATCCTAGTTTAAGGTTGCAATCAAAAGCCTATGAGTAGgctatttattaaatttttactcCTTTTGAAGGGAGGACGAGAGCAGACTTTGGAGCTAGGGCCATAGACTAACCTTCATTTTAAACTTAGTATATTTTGAGTGGTTCTTTTTTAGTTGgtttcttattttgtatttgaactATGTCCGTATAAATTAtactttaatataataatagtaTANaaaaaaaaaaaaaaaaaaaaaaaaaaaaaaaaaaaaaaaaaaaaaaaaaaaaaaaaaaaaaaaaacttaggtCTTCACGGGGTTGGAGAGCTGTGCAACCATAAAGGAGTCATTTTGGAGCATCAATTCGTTTCGAGTCTGAGTCTTTTCTATTTCGTTTTGTAATTGTATCTCAGACCCTTTTTCTCCTTTCGTAATAAACATAACACCATTTTATAACTGgactttattttgtatttaattttggttgtaTCATATTTTcatctattattttatttcactttttcttttatttgctttCACTTTTATCTTTAAGTCACGATGTGAGATTTGAAGCTTTAAAAATAGGGTCGTGACAAGTATGATCGAAATAGAATGTGTCGTACATCTCTATACACAACCTATACACGTGCACATGGACCGACTAGGCAAATTCGTATATGTATCCCTTGGGTCTGGACTTTGACTAGTGCATACTCACAATGCTGGAGCTACATAGGGAAATAAGTCTGCATAATATCATGTTGTACACAAATATTGTAAGGTACGCATTcgtattaatttttatgggGAAGTATCCTTATGCATGTGGCATACAAAATGCATCGGGTCCTCGTAGCTTTTAGTCATGACATATTCTTATGATGCATGGCTTACCAGTATTTTCTTGACATTGAGTCCCTAtgatacatacatacataatatTCGTCATATCATTCAAGATTAACATACATGGCTTACCAGTATTTTATAGGCATAGAGTGAACATTATATCATAGTATAAGTgttcacataacataacatatcaaacAATCATAAAACATGATATGTACAAGGGTCACTAGATACAAACCATTCAACCAACATACAAGTCATTCAACCAAGTCAACACTAAAGCCACTCACTTGATGTTAGCTTAAAATTGCCCCTTGAGATCTAATTTCACCTAGAAGCAAGCACAATCATAAAATAGAATTCTCCCATATAAATTGACTCATCTAATTACATAAAATCTGAATAATCTAAATTTGCTAAACACTAGTCACATTGACCTGAAACACCTCCAAAAATGTCATAACAAACTCCTAAATTgttgaaaatcaaagaaaatgaatcaaacatatcaaatcCAAGTCGAATTAGTCGAGAAGTTAAAATGGAGCCGTCAGAATATAGATTCAATAAATGGATCTGAATTGCTAACGATAGATGCAACGGAGCCATTGTAGTGAGTCCGTAAGTCAAGGAACCTCACCTCTGTATTAGAGTCTAACTCCGTGgaacaattatttttcatttttatttatttattaattattcttttaattttcggTTGTTACAACAATGGCAGTCACAGAGGAATGGATTGCAATTACTCTTGGCGATCCATGGCAATATTAGGAAACGCATACATgaattaaccttaaaaaagACAGCCATCATCAGCAGATAGAAGACACGAAATGCTTGGACTTGGCAGAGTATTGAAGGGTCCCATAAGCGTGCACGTCAGAAAGGAAGGTGGCATGATAATGGGCATGATTTAGCAACGTAGAAACACCTTTTGCGCATATCAGAAAAAGACAGGGAGAGGGAAAGAGTCACCTTCACCAATTCTTCCTGTCAGGCTGATATGTCCTTCAATTATCCATTAATGATCGACAGGAAAACAATCAATCACGTACTTGAGTATATTTACAAATCGGgccatttcatttttgaatCTATGTTCTTAAAGTTCATTAATGTTGTTTGAAATAGTTGTCAttgtcaaaataataattagtcCAATTTTTGTTATTCCATGTAATTTAACAATTAAGTAAAGGATTTTTCTAATACTTATCTATTAGTAAGAAATGGACTTTATTCTTATCCTTAACAAATTTAGGATTAGCTTAAggataaataaattgaacttatctaaatatttctttgtaattaagtaagaattaatttatgacttggatgttaaaaaaaattaactttaaacggctggtttttttttttttttttttttttttttaaacatccATTTTATGACGTATGGATCCCTTTAATTTTGTAGAATTTCGTAAATGTATGTATTATTCATCCTAtacttatttaatatattcaatATCATTTCCAAAATGCCTGATATCAATGGAGACactattctttgattataaacccatgatcatttctgaaattagccgatgtgggacttttatccACCAACACCtcttctcgaacaaagtacgcctcccctttatctaacatgaaatcgaacaaagtacgcctccccttaatagcctttttgcttgcatcacatataacaccaatttcaatctctcaaatcttgctttcaaaactctccttcgaaatctctctactcccgttttctaaaactttcttcttgaaccggagccagaggctcgagcatacgtcgcttggctgTAGGCGACTGttgctggaaagtgagtgccgcacaattgCAAGTCTactgccatcaaaagtgcgattatGACACTGTGCGGTGTCCCTTGAAACCACACTAATCTTTGTCGTGATGGTAAGTTTAATTTAACAACATTagataaactttttaaaactataataaaGTTATACGATATTAtgtcattttataattttagaacATGTATAAAATAGCATTTCTGGTCGGGTCAAGTAAGTACCATTTCATTGTTTCACTCCAAACCATTCTTTTCTCAAATTCATTGTATAATatcaaagattaaataaaGCTTTAACCACAAGAACAAAGGTATTGGTGTTATTATCCAACATCATTAAGACAACGAAGTGGTGCGGTAAGGTAAAGCCATCTTACATTCatagaaacaaattaaaaagtagagaatataaataaaagaaaaaagaattaaaagcaaaatgttgattgaaattatttgTCTTGAGAGAAAAAGCGATTAATAGTGGGCATGATTTCAGGGGGCCGTGTCCGGAGGAACCGCCGGAGGGTGTGCTGTGCGTACTTCTCTCCTTCCTCTCCGTTCTCCAACACTCCCATTCTACGGTGCTCTTTATTCACcctaacaataataataaattacattccttaaaaaaaaattgattccttttattttttaaaaaagcttCTACCAATGGAGAGGATTCCAAACCGgaataataaaataggaaGTACCTGACGTCAGGATTGATCAAAATGTTTCTGGTAAGTTGAAACACGCACATAGTGGTCACAAACCCCATGGCTGCCATTAGCGGATAAACCTTCCATATTCAAATCATATAATTAACCCATTTAGGGAAACATTTACATTGGAAGAGaacttggaaaagaaaaacacaagaattATTGTTgcaagaaaggaaaaatagaaGTTTTGGGGGGCTGACCTCTGGTTTCACCCAACGCGCCATTGGAAGAAATGGTTGAAGAAATTTGGTGTGTGATTGGATGGTTTGTTAATGCATTATATATGCACAAAGAAAAGGCCCCAAAAATAGGTTGTTGGTTTGTGCT is part of the Cucurbita pepo subsp. pepo cultivar mu-cu-16 chromosome LG03, ASM280686v2, whole genome shotgun sequence genome and encodes:
- the LOC111791411 gene encoding uncharacterized protein LOC111791411, translating into MARWVKPEVYPLMAAMGFVTTMCVFQLTRNILINPDVRVNKEHRRMGVLENGEEGEKYAQHTLRRFLRTRPPEIMPTINRFFSQDK